The Triticum aestivum cultivar Chinese Spring chromosome 3A, IWGSC CS RefSeq v2.1, whole genome shotgun sequence genome includes a region encoding these proteins:
- the LOC123060139 gene encoding E3 ubiquitin-protein ligase PRT6, translating to MAGIDGAGDASAARLPELTPAERVEQKLIACGVPEEQLREDHQEGLLMYLEEHADKISEVTAAILSAGTDISEARKSLKKDEDSSGGSDRDAYSESLSWLQWMMFRNEPDAVLDDMEHSSAGERAVCGSVWGQNDLAYRCRTCENDSTCAICVPCFQNGNHEDHDYSIMYTGGGCCDCGDATAWKREGFCSRHKGAEQIKPLSEELASSVGPVLDELLLFWKERICLVEAPTRKADEGTPCKSVAEELTTSIADMLLRFCTSSESLLSFVSQRIRESPDLLDALTRAERLLDKEVLKNLHELLLKLITEPAFKYEFAKVFIQYYPGTFSQVIKGNNDNLLDEYRLIPTFSVQIFTVPTLTTRLVREHNLLGILLECLTVLFLSCVGEDAHLQTSKWGNLYDSSLRLLEDTRYVVSHEEVSKYVAYERPDLTRSWIKLLSLVQGMDPQKRVTSIHVEDENENLASPFMLGHYLGIIQNLLMKGAFSSPGQQESTDVTVCSTAIKGMENAENQRHAKVGRVNLVCNSSTRESSSSSELPAPATCLIRQCLKAIESWLEPGPRRRKLSSLDASSTDARNFLALLEDTLTINKGGSSKQIGDVGMKVNEGSQIDDAADYHEVVGSPAQESDDMMLIDQVGSPQAGNDAGKGKMNESSNGLDVQLHSENAISVALTDGSLLYAHPDSRIDELGILNMTSWPRVVFDVGSQETSFHIPLHRMLSLLLRKAMKKCFGEDAKPEECSVVQSKEFFSQVLGGFKPYGFASIVMEHPLRVRVFCAQVRAGMWRKNGDAAILSAEWYRSVQWLEQGLESDLFLLQCCAALSSPEFFVKTIQERFGLSNYISLVLTEQNEYEPVLMQEMLVFLIQLVKERRFIGRSTADNLKRELIYKLAVGDATHSQIVKSLPRDLSSSDQLQSVLDSLAVYSNPSGMKQGKCVLRKAFWKELDLYHPRWNSREIQIAEERYYRFCKVSALNAQLPQWTHVFSPLRSISKIATSKAVLQIVRAVLFYAVYTEASSVSRAPDNVLVMGLHLLSLALDICESESQMYADKYGMDIVQHDAESWVVLSSYAEETFPILTYSTESVSPESDKVKNESMLTLLVSLMRKYNEENDSTFSGSKYCNVPSLVESLLKRFAKLSKQCMSTLREMAPQVVPSIPDHGSTKQNSGSPDLMDKKAKARQRQAAIMAKMKAEQSKFAESMKASENEGHPDATFEPDASSSTAVASEEIRPVCSLCRDSDSKSPLCYLILLQKSRLATFVETGNPSWDNLSQSKKTSGSIRREKSTDSSGAGSSSSEELVRDTTIEPSFELDSMEVDAFLDFSNEQHPLIRYISCFPSGRCTGNADDNISLETIEAAVYKSIVNDLAGIQGGEQSLSTSNLTAGSKTSTSPKSSVLGTYVTCLSTKYRLSSFCDVASKSSAPVTIRNRFGPVDCDGIHISSCGHAVHQECHDRYLFSLKQRYIRRLGFEGGQIVDPDLGELLCPVCRRFANSILPASPDFSGITRKAMPTAQTMPTEAAATIHNLQFPRALALLESARKIVGQSTFLKAFPGNVNDTAEPALDPSLRRLTMLYYPRSKSSFSASERLSPSLFLWETLRYSVVSTEIASRDRMSSYSTQSKSCLESLRSELNSSSGFILSLLFRVSHSARVLNRREVLLRFEGIQLLAGSICSGISGDKDLLDATKRKGTSLPMVDPESEGEIFPDIQFWKQCADPILAQDPFSSLMSALFCLPVEVLTSTEFFIPIVHLFYIVCVIQALITCYREEAFDRSNFRNCLLNDVCQEMSGYDIAREYFVSKHIDPSCDPKDMVRRLTHPYLRRCALLWELLKSSSSAPLYDSSNIWEGSHLHLDSSTAEGNSSLAIELDGIRELEHLFQIQPLDLILKDECVHMLALRWSQHFCEDYRSRKYRGILFSTPAVPFRLMQLPPVYQVLLERYVKMQCPDCGSVPDEPALCLLCGKLCSPSWKPCCRAGKCLNHASQCGAGVGIFLLVRKTTILLQRSARLAFWPSLYLDAFGEEDHEMHRGKPLYLSQERYAALTYLVASHSLDRTSEVLRQTTISFYTSD from the exons ATGGCCGGGATCGACGGCGCCGGGGACGCCTCCGCCGCGCGGCTGCCCGAGTTGACGCCCGCGGAGCGCGTCGAGCAG AAGCTGATCGCCTGTGGAGTTCCGGAAGAGCAGCTGCGGGAGGACCACCAGGAAGGCCTGCTCATGTACTTGGAGGAGCACGCCGATAAGATTTCTGAGGTCACGGCGGCCATCTTGTCAGCGGGCACCGACATATCGGAGGCCCGCAAGTCCTTGAAGAAGGATGAAGACAGCAGCGGCGGCAGCGACCGTGATGCGTACAGCGAGAGCTTGTCGTGGTTGCAGTGGATGATGTTCCGCAACGAGCCGGATGCAGTGCTTGATGACATGGAGCATAGCAGCGCGGGAGAGCGTGCTGTCTGCGGGTCTGTCTGGGGGCAGAACGACCTCGCTTACCGCTGCCGGACCTGCGAAAACGACTCCACATGCGCCATCTGTGTTCCATGCTTCCAGAATGGTAACCACGAGGATCATGATTACTCCATCATGTATACAGGTGGTGGATGTTGTGACTGCGGGGATGCTACTGCCTGGAAGCGTGAAGGGTTCTGCTCGAGGCACAAGGGGGCTGAACAGATTAAGCCTCTTTCCGAGGAGCTTGCGAGCTCTGTGGGGCCTGTGTTGGATGAGCTCTTGCTCTTCTGGAAGGAGAGGATTTGTCTGGTGGAAGCCCCAACTCGGAAGGCTGACGAGGGTACCCCCTGCAAGAGTGTTGCTGAGGAGTTGACGACTTCTATTGCTGACATGCTGCTTCGCTTCTGCACCTCTAGTGAAAGTCTTCTTAGTTTTGTGTCCCAAAGGATCCGTGAGTCACCAGATCTCTTGGATGCATTGACGAGGGCGGAAAGGTTGCTGGACAAGGAAGTTCTGAAAAATTTGCATGAGCTGCTATTGAAACTTATCACTGAACCAGCTTTTAAGTACGAGTTTGCCAAAGTTTTCATACAGTACTATCCTGGTACATTTTCTCAAGTTATTAAAGGGAACAATGATAATCTGCTGGACGAGTATCGACTGATACCGACCTTTTCTGTCCAAATATTTACCGTGCCTACGCTGACTACAAGGCTTGTGCGGGAGCACAATTTGTTGGGTATTCTTCTTGAATGTTTGACAGTTCTATTTCTTTCTTGCGTTGGTGAGGATGCTCATTTACAG ACAAGCAAATGGGGAAATTTGTATGATTCTTCTCTTAGATTATTGGAAGATACACGCTATGTCGTGAGCCATGAGGAGGTTTCCAAGTATGTTGCTTATGAGAGGCCTGATCTAACAAGGTCATGGATTAAGCTATTGTCACTTGTGCAAGGAATGGATCCTCAGAAGAGAGTGACAAGTATTCATGTTGAAGATGAGAATGAGAATCTAGCTTCGCCTTTCATGCTAGGACATTATCTTGGGATCATTCAGAATCTTTTGATGAAGGGAGCCTTTTCTTCTCCTGGGCAACAAGAGTCAACTGATGTTACTGTATGCTCCACTGCGATAAAAGGCATGGAAAATGCCGAGAATCAGCGTCATGCTAAAGTTGGAAGGGTGAACTTGGTATGCAATTCAAGTACCAGAGAGAGTTCTTCGAGCAGTGAATTACCAGCACCTGCTACCTGTTTAATTCGTCAGTGCTTGAAAGCTATTGAGAGCTGGCTGGAACCGGGTCCTCGGAGGAGAAAGTTGTCGTCCCTCGATGCTAGCAGCACTGATGCTCGCAATTTTCTGGCCTTGCTTGAAGACACTTTGACTATTAACAAAGGTGGATCAAGTAAACAGATTGGTGATGTGGGCATGAAGGTGAATGAAGGATCCCAAATAGACGATGCTGCAGATTATCATGAAGTGGTCGGTTCTCCTGCCCAAGAATCCGACGACATGATGCTGATAGATCAAGTAGGATCGCCTCAGGCTGGAAATGACGCGGGCAAGGGAAAGATGAACGAAAGTAGCAATGGATTAGATGTACAATTACACTCTGAAAATGCCATTTCTGTTGCTCTGACCGATGGCAGCCTTCTATACGCTCACCCAGATTCAAGAATTGATGAACTAGGAATACTGAACATGACAAGCTGGCCTCGTGTTGTCTTTGATGTCGGTTCACAAGAAACATCTTTTCATATCCCATTACACCGTATGCTTTCTTTACTATTGCGTAAAGCAATGAAGAAATGTTTCGGAGAGGATGCCAAACCAGAGGAATGTTCAGTTGTGCAGTCCAAGGAGTTTTTCTCTCAGGTACTTGGAGGTTTCAAGCCTTATGGGTTTGCTTCAATTGTAATGGAGCATCCATTAAGAGTGAGAGTATTTTGCGCACAAGTGCGTGCTGGAATGTGGCGTAAGAACGGAGATGCAGCTATACTGAGTGCTGAGTGGTACCGCTCTGTGCAATG GCTTGAACAGGGCTTGGAGTCGGATCTGTTTCTGCTGCAATGCTGTGCTGCATTATCTTCTCCAGAGTTCTTTGTGAAGACCATTCAAGAAAGATTTGGTTTGTCGAATTATATATCTCTGGTTCTCACGGAACAGAATGA ATATGAGCCAGTTCTGATGCAAGAAATGCTAGTTTTTCTTATACAACTAGTCAAAGAACGCAGATTTATTGGGCGTTCGACAGCAGACAACTTGAAGAGAGAATTGATTTATAAATTGGCTGTTGGAGATGCCACCCATAGCCAGATTGTGAAGTCTCTTCCCAGGGACCTTTCGTCAAGTGACCAACTTCAAAGTGTTCTAGATTCACTCGCAGTTTACTCTAATCCATCTGGAATGAAACAG GGCAAGTGTGTGCTTCGCAAAGCATTCTGGAAGGAATTGGACTTGTATCACCCGCGCTGGAATTCCAGAGAAATACAGATTGCTGAAGAGAGATATTACCGTTTTTGCAAAGTTTCTGCTCTTAACGCTCAACTACCTCAATGGACTCATGTTTTTAGCCCTCTGCGCAGTATTTCTAAGATAGCCACCTCCAAAGCTGTCCTTCAAATTGTTCGTGCTGTTCTCTTCTATGCTGTTTACACCGaagcatcatcggtatcacgtgcCCCGGACAATGTTCTTGTGATGGGTTTGCACCTTCTTTCGTTGGCACTTGATATATGTGAATCAGAGAGTCAAATGTATGCAGACAAATATGGGATGGACATAGTGCAGCATGATGCTGAATCATGGGTTGTCCTGTCATCGTATGCAGAAGAGACTTTTCCCATATTGACCTACTCTACTGAATCAGTCTCTCCAGAGTCTGACAAAGTAAAGAATGAGAGCATGCTAACCTTGCTTGTTTCACTAATGCGCAAGTACAACGAAGAGAATGACAGCACCTTTTCTGGATCCAAGTACTGCAATGTTCCATCTCTAGTTGAGAGTTTGTTAAAAAGATTTGCCAAGTTAAGTAAGCAGTGCATGTCTACATTAAGAGAAATGGCACCGCAAGTAGTTCCATCTATTCCGGATCATGGTAGCACTAAACAGAATTCTGGATCTCCAGATCTAATGGACAAGAAGGCAAAAGCGCGCCAACGTCAGGCCGCAATCATG GCAAAAATGAAAGCAGAGCAGTCAAAATTTGCTGAAAGTATGAAGGCATCAGAAAATGAAGGGCATCCTGATGCAACATTTGAGCCAGATGCATCCAGTTCAACTGCCGTTGCCTCTGAGGAGATACGACCAGTTTGCTCTCTATGCCGGGATTCGGATTCCAAAAGTCCACTCTGCTATTTGATTCTTCTTCAG AAATCTCGGCTTGCAACTTTTGTTGAAACGGGCAATCCCTCCTGGGATAATTTGAGCCAATCAAAGAAGACATCTGGGTCCATCAGACGGGAAAAATCAACTGATTCCTCGGGTGCTGGGTCTTCTAGTTCAGAGGAACTTGTCAGGGATACAACGATAGAACCTTCCTTTGAATTAGACAGCATGGAAGTTGACGCATTTCTTGATTTCTCAAATGAGCAACATCCACTGATTAGATATATATCATGTTTCCCAAGTGGACGCTGTACTGGCAATGCAGATGACAATATCTCCCTTGAGACAATTGAGGCTGCTGTATACAAGTCTATCGTAAATGATCTGGCTGGCATTCAAGGTGGTGAGCAGAGTTTGTCTACTTCAAATCTCACAGCTGGCTCCAAGACAAGCACAAGCCCTAAAAGTTCTGTTCTGGGAACATATGTTACTTGTCTTTCAACAAAATACCGTCTTTCTTCTTTCTGTGATGTAGCCTCCAAATCTTCTGCCCCAGTAACAATAAGAAACAGATTTGGTCCTGTTGATTGTGATGGCATCCACATCTCTTCTTGTGGACATGCTGTACATCAAGAATGTCATGATCGATATTTGTTTTCCTTGAAACAAAG ATATATCAGGAGACTAGGTTTCGAAGGAGGTCAGATTGTCGATCCTGATCTG GGAGAGTTGCTGTGTCCAGTGTGTCGCAGATTTGCAAATTCCATTCTTCCGGCATCACCGGATTTCTCTGGTATAACTAGGAAGGCGATGCCAACTGCTCAAACCATGCCTACTGAAGCTGCTGCAACTATACATAATTTACAGTTCCCTCGCGCACTGGCCCTCCTTGAAAGTGCCAGAAAAATTGTTGGACAAAGCACATTTCTAAAAGCTTTTCCTGGGAATGTGAATGACACTGCGGAGCCAGCTTTAGATCCTTCCCTTCGAAGACTCACTATGCTTTACTATCCTCGCAGCAAAAGCAGCTTTTCAGCATCTGAAAGGTTAAGCCCATCCTTGTTTCTCTGGGAAACACTTCGGTACTCTGTCGTTTCAACAGAGATTGCTTCTCGTGATAGAATGTCAAGCTATTCTACTCAATCGAAGTCTTGCTTAGAATCTCTGCGCAGTGAATTGAATTCATCGAGTGGATTCATATTGTCTCTATTGTTTCGTGTTTCTCACTCTGCACGTGTTCTGAACCGCCGTGAGGTTCTTCTGAGATTTGAAGGTATCCAACTGTTAGCAGGGTCTATTTGCTCTGGTATTTCTGGCGATAAAGATCTTTTGGATGCTACCAAGCGAAAAG GCACTTCGCTACCTATGGTTGACCCGGAAAGTGAGGGTGAAATATTTCCTGATATTCAATTTTGGAAGCAATGTGCTGATCCAATCCTTGCTCAAGATCCATTTTCTTCATTGATGTCAGCACTTTTCTGTCTACCTGTTGAAGTTTTGACATCCACAGAATTCTTCATCCCTATTGTTCATCTATTCTACATTGTTTGTGTCATTCAG GCACTAATAACATGCTATCGGGAAGAAGCCTTTGACAGATCAAACTTCCGTAACTGCCTTCTCAACGATGTTTGCCAGGAGATGTCAGGATATGATATTGCTAGAGAATATTTTGTATCTAAGCACATCGATCCCTCCTGTGATCCAAAAGATATGGTACGGAGATTAACACATCCTTATCTTCGGAGGTGTGCATTGCTTTGGGAGCTGCTAAAATCCTCTTCCTCAGCACCCTTATATGACAGTTCCAATATTTGGGAAGGGTCACATCTTCACTTAGATAGTAGCACAGCGGAAGGCAATTCTTCACTGGCAATTGAGCTGGATGGAATACGAGAACTGGAACACCTCTTTCAAATTCAGCCACTGGACCTGATTCTCAAAGATGAGTGTGTACATATGCTTGCCTTAAGATGGTCTCAACATTTCTGTGAAGACTACAGATCTCGCAAGTATAGAGGCATCCTCTTTTCTACCCCCGCGGTCCCATTCAGGCTGATGCAGTTACCACCTGTCTACCAAGTTCTCCTAGAAAG ATATGTCAAGATGCAATGCCCTGATTGTGGTTCAGTGCCTGATGAGCCAGCGTTATGTTTGCTTTGTGGCAAGCTATGTTCACCTAGTTGGAAACCATGCTGCAG GGCTGGTAAATGCCTAAATCATGCGTCTCAGTGTGGTGCTGGTGTTGGCATATTTCTTTTGGTGAGG AAAACAACAATCCTGTTGCAACGATCGGCTCGTCTTGCATTTTGGCCATCTTTGTACCTTGATGCTTTCGGTGAGGAG GATCATGAAATGCACAGAGGAAAGCCCTTGTATCTTAGCCAAGAAAGATACGCAGCCCTGACATATCTG GTGGCATCTCATAGCCTTGACCGGACTTCTGAAGTTCTGCGGCAAACAACCATCAGCTTTTATACATCCGATTAA